The region TAGAGCGAACTGAATTTTATTTCAAGTTTTGTTTCAGTTCTCAGGAGAGTTTATGTTTTAGAAATGAGTTACTTTTATTGCggggagaaaaaaaaaacaaatgggATCTTTTTTCTCCTTTTGAATTCCAGTTATAAGGTACTGAGTTTTTAGTTATATATGAAAACACTGATTCTTAGTGCAGAGAAAGATAGTAAGATGAAACCAAGAAAGGAAGCAAAGAGAAGAAGCGGACCTTCATCACCCCTAAAGGACCGAACTACAGTCTCCTCTGGCTATGAACCAAGGTCTTCTGGGCCACGCTCTTCCAGGCTCAGCCCCCCAGTCTCTCTTCGCAACCAGGAGCTAGTAACTGATGACAGTACTCTCTTTGAAGGTCTCTCAATCTCTGAAGACCCCAGCAGCTCCAGTTCCAATTCCAATCCTCGAAGTTTTCCATACAGTGTGAAGCAGCAATGCTGGGAGAAGGCTGAGAAGATCAAAGGGCGGGATCCAGATAGGTGGCGCCGAGATTCCCTTGGCAACATTGTCTTTCGGAAGCTTGTGGGCTGCCCAGGTTGTCTGTGTCATGACTATGATCACATTTTGCCTTACTCTAAGGTACTTGAATATATTCAATCTTTATTTCCTCGTGGTTTTTATTACTGTATTCTTTCTTCAATGGATATCATTTCTTCAATTTGACATTCTACATATTAGGGATATTGCTATAAGCTAATGTATTATTGAATGACAGTTGCTATAAGTTAGTGTATTAATGAAATGAGAATCAGGTTTTCTTACTTTTTAATCTCCCTCAATTGCAAATAAGGGTCTTTTTGCCCGTTTTCCATCTTTGGTTAAAAAAATTTATACACTACTCCATGTAGTATTTGTTAGCTTGAGAAAAATAGGAAAGTAGGAGGTTATACAAGTGTTGTTACACAAAATCATTTGCTGGTGAGACTAAAAGTTACACGCATGAAATAGCTGCCTGCCTGTTTGAGCTTTTAACCCCGGAAACTCCTCACCATAAGATGCCTGCAAAGTTGAACTTGGTATATTAGAATTAGGAAATCATTTTTGTGGCAGAATCACTTTAGGCCTGAGAAGCCTGGAAACTCCTCGCCGGTGGCCTTATGTTGCATTTGGTTAGTCTACACCTTTTGGGGTGTGGATTTATTCAAGATGGATATTATATAGGCACCTAAACTCTTAGAACTGAATATAGTTTTCACTAAATCTTGAAAACTGAACATTGTATTTGCGGAGAATGCTTTCTAAGGCTTGACTTGTGTGTCTTTGTATTTCAGGGTGGACAAAGCACACTAGAAAATTGTCAGGTTTTACAGGTATGGAACTCCTTTTTTTTTGTGCTTTTCATTCCAATACGCTTGTAATGTGCAATGAATGCTTGCTTTCTAATCATGTGTACTTCTGTACATCTAGCTATAAATCTATACTTTCTAACATGTATACTTCTGTACATCtaggcttttttttttctttccgttCTCTCATTTAACCAGCTTTGGCCAACTGTTTAAGCCATATACATTTCTGAATTTATCTTTTTATAATTATTCTTGAAGTGTGTCTTGTGCTTTTCTATCCTTGTGCTGCTGTCTGTTTATTATAGATTGGACTACTTGGTCTTTTCGTAAGATATTAGACTACTGTCTTGgttattttactttatattaaTAATGTTTGACCACGAAAGAGTTCTCGTAGATACCTCATACCTGAGATCTTACAACAATCTAGTTTTCACTACTTTGTAACCTTTTCAGCCCTCAGTATTTACAAACAGTCCAGGGATAGTGTACAACCTTGGGCCTAATCTTAGGCCTGCTGTAGCCATGCAACATTCAACTGAGTTTAGAGAATACAGTGTTTTGGCAGTGTATATGTGAAATGAGTGTATATCAAATGGTAAAAAATTTAGTTGATCATAGAGATCTCTGCTCTACGAAATGTTTTACGACCCCTAAATCTAGTCCCTTGGTTTATTGGTATCTTGGGATGTCACAAGATGATTATTACTAGAAAATGTCATTTGTTATTGTGGACACTAATCAGATCATAGAAACAGTAAAATTTGTGCTCTGTTTCTACTGTCTGATAATGAACTAG is a window of Humulus lupulus chromosome 4, drHumLupu1.1, whole genome shotgun sequence DNA encoding:
- the LOC133830560 gene encoding uncharacterized protein LOC133830560 isoform X2, which translates into the protein MLVSSSSLKPPSSSSSVPPLAISSDLNTSGLPIIYSRRNLLAIIAISATPVLILAVNSIPVAAAGGLSQLTNVQLCSGAEKDSKMKPRKEAKRRSGPSSPLKDRTTVSSGYEPRSSGPRSSRLSPPVSLRNQELVTDDSTLFEGLSISEDPSSSSSNSNPRSFPYSVKQQCWEKAEKIKGRDPDRWRRDSLGNIVFRKLVGCPGCLCHDYDHILPYSKGGQSTLENCQVLQATVNRSKGNRTELSRAELIQKSSYCRVSGRDMDLLELSAYGNVRHSREFGGCRIQ
- the LOC133830560 gene encoding uncharacterized protein LOC133830560 isoform X1 is translated as MLVSSSSLKPPSSSSSVPPLAISSDLNTSGLPIIYSRRNLLAIIAISATPVLILAVNSIPVAAAGGLSQLTNVQLCSGAEKDSKMKPRKEAKRRSGPSSPLKDRTTVSSGYEPRSSGPRSSRLSPPVSLRNQELVTDDSTLFEGLSISEDPSSSSSNSNPRSFPYSVKQQCWEKAEKIKGRDPDRWRRDSLGNIVFRKLVGCPGCLCHDYDHILPYSKGGQSTLENCQVLQLTAQKEIELSYPELNLSRKVLIVVCQAATWISSSFLPMATSGIHESLGDVEFNNQFCLTLSIVQSSNYC